Proteins found in one Methylobacter sp. S3L5C genomic segment:
- a CDS encoding MMPL family transporter, translated as MSLKTYSRSLLSYWGSWTLRHPLVVLLIIGLLTVFAWQYTVNNLSINTDNTDMIAPDAPFQQNLRKYEKAFSQDVHKALLVVESDTPELTKSATIRLGRLLRADKANFESVYIPTENSFFHQNGLLYLNVDDLQALSTNLSQAQAFIGRIAQEPNLTGFFSIFDDALNSANKNQELPLDLPPLIDKVSLALHKSMNGENNLLSWESLIAEKKLSGQGSDKGFINVAPRLDYTQIRPAENAINAIRKAITEIQQPGLPAVKVWITGEVGLEDDEIVGMSSGTFNACIFSVILVLFILLVAYRSILFTIATLFTLALGMVFCGAFAAFSVKELNLISVAFAVSNIGLGVEYAIHFCLRYRDNLLLHVQKEKAIRSTLVSTGPSLLLCAGTTSIGLYAFVPTDYKGVSELGLLAGTSLFICLLITLTVLPALLKFIPVSVKSEPQTTHPFLTTLAEKLATFTLHYAKPIAIVTGLIAVISVVLVFKVKTDFNPINLRDPNTESVIAFQNLNKDPDTTPMTLTVLATDEQKAKAIEQKLGALGSVDKTVSLFDFVPSGQEEKLAMIDDMALMLGSQSQGFPPLKPDNNPIPAINRLLKTIDNILPAKTDAHEIAALQAFKAELQDILLELDTRQEPGRRLFIEKIQTTLLGTLPGAMNELLTGLNAREITLDALPADIKERWLSKEGLYRIQIFPKKDLNDLDNLEHFITDVQLVAPETTDLPVIYWESMKEVVDAFKKAITIALITIALLLYAIRRNVTDTLLVMTPLILAGLFTMASTVLTNTPINYANIIALPLLLGLGVDNGIHMVEKLHHSLSEAQNIYQSSTARAMFYGALTTASSFVGLAFSPHQGIATMGLIITMGIFWIMICTFIVLPALSKLVLKEKISS; from the coding sequence ATGTCGCTTAAAACATACAGTCGCAGTTTACTTTCTTACTGGGGAAGTTGGACGCTTCGCCACCCTTTGGTTGTACTGCTAATTATTGGCTTGCTTACTGTTTTTGCCTGGCAATATACCGTCAATAATTTAAGTATCAATACCGATAATACCGACATGATTGCGCCTGATGCGCCATTTCAGCAAAATCTTCGTAAGTATGAAAAAGCCTTTTCACAAGATGTGCATAAGGCGTTGTTGGTTGTTGAATCGGATACGCCTGAGTTAACCAAATCCGCGACTATAAGACTGGGACGCTTATTAAGGGCTGATAAAGCCAATTTTGAATCCGTATACATACCCACTGAAAATAGTTTTTTTCATCAGAACGGCTTGCTTTATCTCAACGTAGATGATTTACAGGCGTTATCAACTAATTTGTCTCAAGCTCAAGCATTTATAGGTCGAATTGCTCAAGAGCCAAATCTGACCGGCTTTTTTTCAATTTTTGATGATGCCTTAAATTCTGCCAATAAAAATCAGGAATTACCCCTTGATTTGCCGCCGCTGATTGATAAGGTTTCACTGGCTTTGCATAAAAGCATGAATGGTGAAAATAATCTGCTGTCTTGGGAATCCTTGATTGCCGAGAAAAAATTAAGCGGGCAGGGCTCTGATAAAGGCTTTATTAATGTTGCGCCCAGGCTCGATTACACACAAATTCGTCCGGCCGAAAATGCAATTAACGCGATACGCAAAGCCATTACTGAAATCCAACAACCCGGATTGCCTGCCGTTAAGGTTTGGATAACCGGAGAAGTAGGTCTTGAAGACGATGAAATTGTGGGGATGAGTAGCGGTACTTTTAATGCCTGTATTTTCTCGGTCATATTGGTTTTGTTTATTTTACTGGTTGCTTACCGTTCCATTTTGTTTACCATTGCCACGCTGTTTACTCTGGCTTTAGGGATGGTTTTTTGTGGTGCTTTTGCGGCCTTTTCGGTAAAGGAATTGAATTTGATTTCAGTTGCTTTTGCCGTATCCAATATTGGTTTGGGCGTTGAATATGCGATTCATTTTTGTTTGCGCTATAGGGATAATCTGCTGCTTCATGTTCAAAAAGAAAAAGCGATTCGCAGTACGTTAGTATCCACCGGTCCCTCTTTATTATTATGTGCCGGTACGACTTCCATCGGACTTTATGCTTTTGTGCCGACTGATTATAAAGGCGTGTCCGAACTGGGTTTACTGGCTGGAACCAGTTTGTTTATCTGTCTTTTAATCACCTTGACGGTGTTGCCTGCGCTGTTAAAATTTATTCCGGTGTCAGTAAAGTCAGAGCCTCAAACCACTCACCCTTTTTTGACAACATTGGCAGAAAAACTGGCGACTTTTACGTTGCATTACGCCAAGCCCATTGCCATAGTAACCGGTCTTATTGCTGTTATATCGGTAGTACTGGTATTTAAGGTTAAAACTGATTTTAATCCCATTAATCTGCGTGATCCAAATACTGAATCAGTGATCGCTTTTCAAAATTTGAATAAAGATCCGGATACGACTCCGATGACCTTGACGGTTTTGGCCACTGATGAACAAAAAGCCAAGGCTATAGAGCAAAAACTTGGCGCATTAGGATCGGTTGATAAAACCGTTAGTCTGTTTGATTTTGTACCTTCTGGGCAGGAAGAAAAGCTGGCGATGATTGATGATATGGCCTTGATGCTGGGATCGCAATCACAAGGTTTTCCGCCGCTAAAACCGGATAACAATCCAATTCCGGCCATTAACCGGCTGTTAAAAACCATCGATAATATTTTGCCTGCCAAAACTGACGCCCATGAAATAGCGGCGTTACAAGCTTTCAAAGCAGAGTTACAGGATATATTGCTTGAGCTTGATACCCGGCAGGAACCGGGGCGACGCCTGTTTATCGAAAAAATACAAACAACGTTACTGGGTACCTTGCCCGGTGCGATGAATGAGTTGTTAACCGGTTTAAATGCACGGGAGATTACGCTGGACGCTTTGCCTGCTGATATCAAAGAAAGATGGTTAAGCAAGGAAGGTTTATACCGTATTCAGATCTTCCCTAAAAAAGATTTGAATGATCTGGATAATCTGGAGCATTTCATTACCGACGTACAACTGGTAGCCCCTGAAACAACTGATTTACCGGTTATTTACTGGGAGTCGATGAAAGAAGTGGTTGATGCCTTTAAAAAAGCGATTACGATTGCCTTAATAACGATTGCGCTGCTGTTGTATGCCATACGACGTAACGTTACCGATACCTTGTTGGTAATGACGCCATTAATTCTGGCGGGATTATTCACGATGGCCAGTACCGTGCTTACCAATACGCCGATTAATTATGCCAACATTATCGCCTTGCCGTTATTGCTGGGACTCGGTGTTGATAACGGCATCCACATGGTTGAAAAGCTGCATCATTCACTGTCTGAAGCGCAGAACATCTATCAATCCAGTACGGCCAGAGCCATGTTTTATGGCGCATTAACTACCGCTTCCAGTTTTGTTGGCCTGGCTTTTTCACCCCATCAGGGTATTGCCACCATGGGCTTGATAATTACCATGGGTATTTTCTGGATTATGATTTGTACCTTTATTGTCCTTCCTGCCCTTAGCAAATTAGTCTTAAAAGAGAAAATCAGCTCGTAG
- a CDS encoding calcium-translocating P-type ATPase, PMCA-type → MNDLLGNKPIRHLIPGILLAGLLVLGFMVLQEFLLTLVWAIIIVYVMWPPYQWLKHKLKNRASLSAGVMTAIIATVIALTIYWLAAMLQDETKIAYQSLMGNFNHQPYLLPDFIVRIPWLGNYLQEWLDKLTNDRLEVATQLADWAKQGLGGFAKFLGSIGHNVMKLGVILVTVFFCFRDGKDMLKQLQTGVVHFLGKYQHIYLQAAGSTVRAVVYGLVLAALAQGTLAGLGYAIAGVKAPLLFGAITALLAMIPMGATLVWFPTGITLIFMDQFWPGVGLLLWGFLVVSTVDNVIRPLVISGASRVPFLVVLFGVLGGLTTFGAIGLFLGPVILAVLLSVWQAWLKLQQEELPPELESHPAWYILSVKEVLHKLTSDLATGLTKVAATERLQDYGPNQLTEKPPRSLWVLLLSQFKSFLILALIAAAIIAAIIGDLKDGIVILVVVIINALLGFYQEFQAEKSLSALKKMLAFKAKIRRDGRTLEISADLLVPGDIVILEAGSKIPADGRVLTAHSLEVDESSLTGESIPVAKQNHILANTATPLAERNNMLYMNNTVTRGRAEMVVTATGMNTEIGKLANLLTQTEDGATPLQIQLDSLGKRLVVFALVIIVILFASALWRGEPLIQTAFTAIALAVAAIPEGLPAVVTVTLALGMHRMAGQRAIVKRLAAVETLGCTTVICTDKTGTLTVNQMTARSLFYNNQSYKVSGEGYSLTGEILPRHSPENMSNLLLPLALCNNSQLQGNQVIGDPMEGALLVLAAKGGINKEQLNNQLPRIAEIPFDAEHKFMATFHRDGDHIKIFIKGAPEVIVKLCQSVISIVEEDQKPTPFQHNKILKQNDIMAGSGLRVLGVAVRSLPADTVDLNTDLFQYIKELGFVALVGLMDPPRAEAREAIKLCQQAGIAVKMITGDQKVTALAIAQELGLKGEVIEGTDLTKMDDDTLALCINAIGVFARTAPEQKVRIIQALKADGHVVAMTGDGVNDAPALKNADIGIAMGITGTDVAREAATMILTDDNFATIVKAIKEGRGIYDNMVKFVRFQLSTNIGAILTVAIAPLLGMPIPFTAVQLLWINIIMDGPPAMSLGVDPARTASMNEAPRDPDARILSLRRFGNLFGFGLTMALGTLGVLYYGLQTGKADHATTIAFTTFVLFQIFNVFNARAEKYTTFNRNFFANRMLWLAIASVILLQILVIHWPPAQALFHTTPLTQLDWLIATGVASSVLIIEELRKLLRQLLFQKQALI, encoded by the coding sequence ATGAATGATTTATTAGGCAATAAACCGATCCGGCATCTTATTCCAGGCATTCTTTTGGCAGGCTTATTGGTACTGGGATTTATGGTGTTGCAAGAGTTTTTGCTCACACTTGTTTGGGCAATTATTATCGTTTATGTCATGTGGCCGCCTTATCAGTGGTTAAAGCATAAGCTTAAAAACCGGGCCAGCCTTAGTGCAGGAGTCATGACGGCAATTATTGCCACGGTGATTGCTCTGACCATCTACTGGCTGGCAGCCATGTTACAGGATGAGACCAAAATAGCCTATCAAAGCCTGATGGGCAATTTTAACCACCAACCCTATCTGCTTCCTGACTTTATAGTCCGGATACCCTGGCTGGGCAATTATTTACAGGAATGGCTGGATAAATTAACCAATGACCGACTGGAGGTTGCCACGCAACTGGCTGATTGGGCAAAGCAAGGGCTAGGGGGCTTTGCAAAATTCCTTGGCAGTATCGGCCACAACGTTATGAAATTGGGCGTTATTCTCGTCACCGTATTTTTTTGTTTTCGTGACGGCAAGGATATGCTTAAACAATTACAGACAGGGGTGGTTCATTTTCTGGGGAAATATCAGCACATCTACTTACAGGCTGCAGGCAGCACTGTCCGTGCGGTAGTTTATGGCTTGGTCCTTGCCGCACTCGCTCAAGGTACGCTGGCCGGATTGGGCTACGCCATTGCCGGCGTCAAAGCACCGTTACTGTTTGGCGCCATCACCGCGTTGTTGGCCATGATTCCTATGGGAGCAACGCTGGTATGGTTTCCTACCGGCATCACCCTGATTTTTATGGATCAGTTTTGGCCCGGCGTAGGTCTGTTACTTTGGGGGTTTTTAGTCGTCAGTACCGTCGATAATGTGATTCGTCCACTGGTCATCAGTGGCGCCAGCCGGGTACCTTTTCTCGTCGTGTTATTTGGTGTACTTGGCGGGCTTACCACCTTCGGTGCCATAGGCCTTTTTCTCGGACCGGTTATTCTGGCGGTGTTGCTGTCAGTATGGCAGGCATGGCTAAAACTTCAGCAAGAAGAATTGCCCCCAGAGTTGGAAAGCCATCCTGCCTGGTATATTTTATCGGTAAAAGAAGTACTCCATAAACTGACTTCCGATCTGGCCACCGGCTTGACAAAAGTAGCTGCCACAGAACGCTTGCAGGATTACGGACCCAACCAACTTACCGAAAAACCGCCCCGCTCTCTCTGGGTTTTATTATTATCCCAATTTAAAAGTTTTCTTATTCTGGCGTTGATTGCAGCGGCAATTATCGCGGCGATTATTGGGGATTTAAAAGACGGCATCGTTATTTTAGTGGTCGTTATCATTAACGCCTTATTAGGGTTTTATCAGGAATTTCAGGCGGAAAAATCATTAAGTGCGCTAAAAAAGATGCTGGCATTCAAAGCCAAGATACGCCGGGACGGGCGTACTCTGGAAATATCAGCCGACTTGCTTGTGCCTGGCGATATTGTCATTCTCGAAGCCGGCAGCAAAATACCGGCAGACGGTCGTGTTCTTACCGCTCATTCGCTGGAAGTCGATGAGTCGTCGCTGACCGGCGAATCAATTCCTGTTGCCAAACAAAATCATATTCTTGCCAATACTGCTACCCCTCTAGCCGAACGTAACAACATGCTCTATATGAACAACACCGTTACCCGGGGGCGCGCAGAAATGGTGGTAACTGCCACCGGTATGAATACCGAGATCGGCAAGCTTGCAAACCTGTTAACACAAACGGAAGATGGAGCCACACCACTGCAAATCCAGCTCGATAGCTTGGGTAAACGCTTGGTAGTGTTTGCGCTAGTCATCATTGTTATTTTATTTGCCAGCGCGCTATGGCGGGGAGAGCCGTTGATTCAAACGGCGTTTACTGCTATCGCACTCGCTGTAGCGGCCATACCCGAAGGCTTGCCTGCGGTAGTTACCGTTACTTTGGCACTGGGTATGCATCGGATGGCTGGCCAGCGCGCCATTGTCAAGCGCTTGGCTGCGGTAGAAACACTGGGCTGCACTACCGTTATCTGTACTGACAAAACGGGGACGTTAACGGTTAATCAAATGACTGCCCGGTCACTGTTTTATAACAATCAAAGCTATAAAGTTAGTGGAGAAGGTTACAGTCTTACGGGAGAAATTCTACCCCGTCATTCACCCGAAAACATGTCCAATTTATTGCTGCCTCTGGCGCTTTGCAACAACAGCCAGTTACAAGGCAACCAGGTAATCGGTGATCCTATGGAAGGCGCATTACTGGTACTTGCCGCTAAAGGTGGTATTAATAAGGAACAACTCAACAACCAACTGCCCCGGATTGCCGAAATTCCGTTTGATGCCGAACATAAATTTATGGCAACATTTCATCGTGATGGCGATCATATCAAAATATTTATTAAGGGTGCGCCTGAAGTTATCGTAAAACTATGTCAGTCGGTAATTTCGATTGTTGAAGAAGATCAAAAACCAACACCGTTTCAACACAATAAAATATTGAAACAAAATGACATCATGGCCGGCAGCGGCTTACGTGTACTGGGAGTCGCCGTTCGTTCGTTGCCCGCTGATACGGTTGATCTGAATACTGATCTGTTTCAATATATCAAGGAACTTGGCTTTGTCGCACTGGTGGGGCTGATGGATCCGCCCAGAGCTGAAGCACGCGAAGCAATCAAACTCTGCCAACAAGCAGGTATTGCCGTCAAGATGATTACCGGCGACCAGAAAGTGACCGCCTTGGCCATTGCCCAGGAACTGGGGCTGAAAGGTGAAGTGATTGAAGGTACAGACTTAACCAAGATGGATGATGATACTTTGGCTTTGTGTATTAATGCCATTGGTGTTTTTGCCCGCACCGCGCCAGAACAAAAAGTACGGATCATACAAGCGTTAAAAGCCGATGGTCACGTCGTCGCCATGACCGGTGACGGTGTCAATGATGCACCTGCCTTAAAAAATGCCGACATTGGCATCGCCATGGGAATTACCGGTACTGATGTCGCCAGGGAAGCGGCAACGATGATACTGACGGATGATAATTTTGCCACCATAGTCAAGGCGATCAAGGAAGGGCGAGGAATTTACGATAATATGGTTAAATTTGTCCGTTTCCAACTATCCACCAATATCGGCGCTATCCTGACGGTCGCTATTGCCCCGCTACTGGGAATGCCTATCCCGTTTACTGCCGTACAATTGCTGTGGATCAACATTATCATGGATGGCCCACCCGCCATGTCACTGGGCGTTGATCCGGCCCGAACAGCCAGCATGAACGAAGCGCCCCGTGACCCGGATGCCCGTATACTTTCCTTACGCCGCTTTGGTAATCTTTTTGGCTTCGGGTTAACAATGGCCCTGGGCACCCTTGGTGTTTTATATTATGGCTTACAAACCGGAAAAGCTGACCATGCCACAACAATCGCTTTTACTACCTTTGTGCTCTTCCAGATATTTAATGTTTTTAATGCCCGAGCTGAAAAATACACAACCTTTAACCGTAATTTCTTTGCTAATAGAATGCTCTGGCTAGCCATTGCCTCTGTGATCCTGTTGCAAATTCTGGTGATTCATTGGCCACCAGCACAAGCTCTATTCCATACCACGCCATTGACACAACTGGATTGGTTGATTGCGACCGGGGTTGCCTCATCCGTACTTATTATTGAGGAGTTACGCAAGCTGTTAAGACAATTATTATTTCAAAAACAAGCATTAATTTAA
- a CDS encoding FAD:protein FMN transferase translates to MINKQQQWAMNPQGFKMNPSSVSRYYGLILCFVILTGCTDPVVEKFEGPAQGTTYHISYWSELPVDSKDIEVSVKNELDIIDKTLSNYRPDSVIETFNSAENTNSQEVGNVIVSLVRVAQIVSKASQGCYDLSIKPLFELWGFRGDKLTIPDAPAIRKTLDQIGMEKLEVVDDSHLRKKQANLKVDLSSIAQGYSVQSISKVFEQKGITNYLVEIGGELKTQGHKPDGQAWRIAVERPLPGEQVMQKVMTMPKDLPMAVMTSGTYRHYFDDHGQRYGHILDARIGRPVLHDLVAVTVIYEDPTIADAWSTALLCLGQKEGMQAANAAKIPALFIQQQDKELIESRSDALNTLNTLTIH, encoded by the coding sequence ATGATAAATAAACAACAGCAATGGGCAATGAATCCGCAAGGTTTTAAAATGAACCCCTCCAGTGTGTCCCGGTATTATGGCTTGATATTATGCTTTGTCATACTGACAGGTTGCACTGATCCGGTCGTTGAAAAGTTTGAGGGACCGGCTCAGGGGACGACTTATCATATCAGCTATTGGTCGGAGTTACCGGTAGATAGCAAAGATATTGAAGTCAGTGTTAAAAACGAGCTCGATATTATTGACAAAACACTGTCCAATTATCGCCCCGATTCAGTTATAGAGACCTTTAATAGTGCCGAAAACACGAATAGCCAAGAGGTTGGCAACGTTATTGTCTCCTTGGTTAGAGTAGCACAGATTGTTAGTAAGGCCAGTCAGGGATGCTATGATTTATCAATCAAACCCTTATTTGAGTTATGGGGGTTTCGAGGCGATAAACTGACTATTCCTGATGCGCCTGCCATCCGCAAAACACTGGACCAAATTGGCATGGAAAAGCTGGAAGTGGTGGACGACTCTCATTTACGTAAAAAACAAGCAAATTTAAAAGTGGATTTGTCGTCTATAGCACAAGGCTATAGTGTGCAAAGTATCAGCAAGGTTTTTGAACAAAAAGGCATCACCAACTATTTGGTCGAGATTGGTGGTGAGTTAAAAACACAAGGACACAAGCCGGATGGACAAGCCTGGCGTATTGCCGTGGAAAGGCCTTTACCAGGGGAGCAGGTTATGCAAAAAGTTATGACCATGCCTAAAGATTTACCCATGGCAGTGATGACCTCAGGAACTTATCGACATTATTTTGATGATCACGGACAGCGCTATGGTCATATTCTTGATGCCCGTATCGGACGTCCGGTTTTACATGATCTGGTTGCCGTTACTGTCATTTATGAAGACCCGACTATTGCCGATGCCTGGTCTACGGCTTTGCTTTGTCTGGGCCAAAAAGAGGGTATGCAGGCTGCTAATGCAGCAAAAATTCCTGCGCTTTTCATTCAGCAGCAGGATAAGGAACTTATCGAATCTCGAAGTGATGCCCTGAACACTTTGAACACGCTTACCATTCATTAA
- a CDS encoding hemolysin family protein, translating to MNNLLLIIVALLLVALNAFFVAAEFSLVKLRQTRIRQIADTRGWSGRILATVHLKLDAYLSACQLGITLASLGLGWIGEPAFASLLEPALGKLGVTSPELIHAISFTCAFSIISFLHIVVGELAPKSIAIRNPEQIGLWSAVPLYCFYWLMYPAIWLLSSSSNLVLRLFGLGNVHSHDAHYSADELKLILRGNGQDDRFTRDEWNILAKTLDFSALEVSDLMRPINEIIALYRSKSLQANLNTIYDNRYSRYPYFDTNGIDVLGVIHLKDLFFAKQNNQKIEDLHQYLRPIQYISHDTPALELFRYFRMGAAHFAVIGQKGQKPQGFITLDNLLSAMVGEIRDEFRQNNNDWNRLEDGTLIVKGSLPIFSLERILGIDIENEELELEDEVSIGGLIMSRLQDIPVEGQKIEFNQFDIVVQKMNGPKTLFVHIYPNKTEDF from the coding sequence ATGAATAATCTGTTATTGATCATTGTCGCTTTGTTGCTGGTTGCACTCAATGCCTTTTTTGTAGCAGCTGAATTTAGTCTTGTTAAATTACGACAGACACGGATTCGCCAGATCGCCGATACACGCGGTTGGAGCGGTCGCATTTTGGCGACAGTCCACTTAAAACTGGATGCTTATTTGTCAGCCTGCCAGCTCGGCATTACACTCGCGTCTCTAGGCTTGGGCTGGATCGGTGAACCTGCTTTTGCAAGCCTCTTGGAACCTGCTCTTGGCAAACTGGGAGTCACATCGCCGGAACTGATACATGCCATCTCATTTACTTGCGCATTTTCCATCATCTCGTTTCTGCATATCGTTGTTGGTGAACTTGCACCAAAATCAATCGCCATTCGAAATCCTGAACAAATCGGGCTATGGAGCGCAGTACCACTCTATTGTTTTTATTGGCTAATGTATCCAGCTATCTGGTTGCTAAGTTCCAGTTCCAATTTAGTACTACGCCTGTTTGGTTTAGGTAATGTCCATAGCCACGATGCACATTATTCAGCTGACGAACTTAAACTTATTTTGCGTGGCAACGGCCAGGATGATCGATTTACCCGTGACGAATGGAATATTCTGGCAAAAACACTTGATTTTAGTGCCCTGGAAGTCTCTGACCTGATGCGCCCAATTAACGAAATTATTGCTCTGTACCGATCCAAATCTTTGCAGGCAAACCTGAATACTATCTATGACAATCGCTACAGTCGTTATCCTTATTTTGATACTAACGGTATTGATGTACTGGGTGTCATTCATTTAAAAGATTTATTTTTTGCCAAGCAAAATAATCAAAAAATTGAAGACTTGCATCAATACCTGAGACCGATTCAATATATCTCTCATGACACACCGGCTCTGGAATTATTTCGTTACTTTAGAATGGGCGCGGCACATTTTGCCGTCATCGGACAAAAAGGACAAAAACCCCAAGGCTTTATAACGCTGGATAATTTGTTAAGTGCCATGGTCGGCGAGATACGTGACGAGTTTCGTCAAAACAATAATGACTGGAATCGGCTTGAGGATGGCACCCTTATCGTCAAAGGTAGTTTACCGATATTCTCGCTGGAACGGATTTTGGGAATCGATATTGAAAATGAAGAACTTGAGCTGGAAGATGAAGTGTCAATCGGTGGTCTCATTATGTCAAGACTTCAGGATATTCCGGTAGAAGGTCAGAAAATTGAATTCAATCAATTTGATATTGTAGTACAAAAAATGAACGGACCAAAAACGCTTTTTGTGCATATCTACCCTAATAAAACCGAGGATTTTTAG
- a CDS encoding MdtA/MuxA family multidrug efflux RND transporter periplasmic adaptor subunit: protein MIPAENKETTTGKFHWKTATAVILLIAIAAYLFSHAGTQPGNNDKKSGKFADPVVAVAAVKATQGDFPVYLNGLGTITALRTVTIRSRVDGELIRVTFKEGQIVKEGDLLAEIDPRAFQVQLMQVEGQLQRDEALLNNARIDLVRYKTLLEQDSIAAQQSVTQESVVKQYQGTVAIDRGLLADAKLQLSYTKITAPISGRLGLRLVDQGNMVKASDTNGLAVITQIHPIAVVFTLPEDNLPSVMKQFHSNNNSLAIEAYDRKGQIKLGQGQLFAVDNQIDINTGTVKLKGQFTNEDNAFFSNQFVNIKMDMGTLHSVTIIPTAAIQRGVMGTFAYVVKADQTVSIKPLKLGPIEGEKVAVLEGLQADELVVVDGADKLRENMLIKLITPEATAAVDQEPLLPDKKDHRNKNRKSGNDE from the coding sequence ATGATACCGGCAGAAAACAAAGAAACAACGACAGGAAAATTTCACTGGAAAACAGCGACAGCAGTAATCTTGCTGATCGCCATAGCGGCTTATCTTTTTAGTCATGCCGGTACTCAACCGGGCAATAATGACAAAAAATCAGGCAAATTTGCTGATCCGGTTGTCGCAGTCGCTGCGGTAAAAGCCACTCAAGGCGATTTTCCTGTTTATCTGAACGGCTTGGGAACCATTACGGCGCTACGCACAGTCACGATAAGGTCGCGTGTTGATGGCGAACTTATTCGTGTTACTTTCAAGGAAGGCCAAATAGTAAAAGAGGGTGATCTCCTGGCTGAAATCGACCCGCGCGCTTTTCAGGTACAACTTATGCAAGTCGAAGGCCAGTTGCAACGCGATGAAGCCCTGTTAAATAATGCCCGGATTGATCTTGTTCGCTACAAAACCCTGTTGGAGCAAGATTCCATCGCCGCGCAACAATCGGTCACCCAGGAATCAGTGGTCAAACAATACCAGGGCACGGTAGCAATAGACCGTGGACTGCTCGCAGATGCCAAGCTTCAATTAAGCTACACAAAAATCACCGCACCCATAAGCGGACGTCTGGGCTTACGTTTGGTAGATCAGGGCAATATGGTTAAGGCTTCCGACACCAACGGACTCGCTGTCATCACACAAATTCATCCTATTGCCGTTGTCTTTACCTTACCGGAAGATAACTTGCCGTCCGTCATGAAACAATTTCACTCCAATAACAATAGCTTGGCTATTGAAGCCTATGACCGTAAAGGCCAGATAAAGCTTGGGCAAGGACAGCTTTTCGCCGTAGACAACCAAATTGACATAAATACAGGAACCGTAAAGCTTAAAGGTCAGTTTACCAATGAAGACAATGCTTTTTTTTCAAACCAGTTTGTTAATATCAAAATGGATATGGGTACGTTGCACTCGGTAACCATCATACCGACTGCGGCTATTCAACGGGGAGTGATGGGAACCTTCGCTTATGTCGTTAAAGCTGATCAAACCGTCAGTATTAAACCATTAAAGCTGGGGCCTATAGAGGGTGAAAAAGTTGCCGTACTTGAAGGACTTCAAGCTGATGAACTGGTCGTTGTCGATGGTGCCGATAAACTACGTGAAAATATGCTGATTAAACTGATCACTCCTGAAGCAACTGCGGCTGTTGACCAAGAGCCGCTCCTCCCCGATAAAAAAGACCATCGCAACAAAAATCGAAAAAGCGGTAATGACGAGTGA